One Planktothrix sp. FACHB-1365 DNA segment encodes these proteins:
- a CDS encoding serine/threonine-protein kinase encodes MKLYCTRPGCLGADRNNFTDLEDQMTLKTVQQKFCTTCGMPLILDGRYLPERLLGKGGFGTAFLAKDRRSPTLKYCVVKQFQPSSDFNPQQLATAQMLFEREAHVLEQLGNKHPQIPDLFAYFPLEAPGWHSSKPQQFFYIVQEYINGENLETELAAKGQFSEAEVQEVLEEILKILEFVHDHDVIHRDIKPSNIMRDRQGRLHLLDFGAVKQVTQSPGGTSTGIYSLGFAPPEQMRGYTVFPSTDLYALAATCLVLLTGKEPQELFDSYSDQWKWKQFVSVSDELAAILDKMLLPTPSDRFGSAPQVLSALNPPSILAIPQPSPVPSPAVSPGTTQLQPAVSNRFASPLELLSGAAFTGFELGVFSSLGFALFKVFNINPILLLVVILVGLSGLILAQYHHWIERGIDFIIIPFISVGILYFILLKLNFYVILTIVPLITAIFAVAVTALFRLVYLILKRIL; translated from the coding sequence ATGAAACTTTACTGTACTCGTCCCGGTTGTTTGGGTGCTGATCGCAATAATTTTACAGATTTAGAGGATCAAATGACCCTCAAAACGGTGCAGCAAAAATTTTGTACAACCTGTGGAATGCCGTTAATTTTAGATGGTCGGTATCTCCCAGAAAGATTATTAGGAAAAGGAGGATTTGGGACGGCATTTCTAGCCAAAGATCGTCGATCTCCCACCCTTAAATATTGTGTTGTTAAACAATTTCAACCTTCCTCGGATTTTAATCCTCAACAATTAGCAACCGCACAAATGCTCTTTGAACGAGAAGCTCATGTGTTAGAACAGTTGGGTAATAAACATCCCCAAATTCCCGATTTATTTGCTTATTTTCCCTTAGAAGCACCCGGATGGCATTCTTCAAAACCCCAACAGTTTTTTTATATTGTTCAAGAATATATTAATGGCGAAAACTTAGAAACGGAACTCGCTGCAAAAGGTCAATTCTCAGAAGCAGAAGTTCAAGAAGTGTTAGAAGAAATTCTCAAAATTCTGGAATTTGTTCATGATCATGATGTGATTCATCGAGATATTAAACCGTCTAATATTATGCGGGATCGCCAAGGTCGTTTGCATTTATTAGATTTTGGGGCGGTGAAACAAGTTACCCAAAGTCCGGGGGGAACCTCGACGGGAATTTATTCATTAGGGTTCGCTCCCCCTGAACAAATGCGAGGATATACGGTCTTTCCTTCAACGGATTTATATGCGTTGGCGGCGACTTGTTTGGTATTATTAACCGGAAAAGAACCCCAAGAGTTATTTGATAGTTATAGTGATCAATGGAAGTGGAAACAATTTGTTTCGGTTTCCGATGAATTAGCTGCAATTTTAGATAAAATGTTATTACCGACACCGAGCGATCGCTTTGGTTCCGCCCCCCAAGTTTTAAGCGCTTTAAATCCCCCTTCTATTCTAGCGATTCCTCAACCTTCTCCAGTTCCCTCTCCTGCGGTTTCTCCGGGCACAACCCAACTACAACCTGCTGTCAGTAATCGTTTTGCTTCTCCCTTAGAACTGCTATCGGGTGCGGCGTTTACTGGGTTTGAATTAGGGGTTTTTAGTAGCTTAGGATTTGCCTTGTTCAAGGTTTTTAATATTAACCCTATTCTACTATTAGTTGTAATTTTAGTCGGTTTAAGTGGATTAATATTGGCTCAATATCACCATTGGATTGAAAGAGGAATTGATTTTATTATTATCCCTTTTATTTCGGTGGGAATTTTATATTTTATTTTATTAAAACTCAATTTTTATGTGATTTTAACCATAGTTCCTTTAATAACAGCTATATTCGCTGTGGCTGTTACGGCTTTATTTCGGTTAGTTTATCTGATTCTTAAACGAATTTTATAA
- a CDS encoding LysR family transcriptional regulator — protein MTDVPFTLDQLRILKAIAAEGSFKRAADSLYVSQPAISLQVQNLERQLSVPLFDRGGRRAKLTEAGHLLLNYGEKILSLCQETCRAIEDLQNLQGGTLIVGASQTTGTYLLPRMIGLFREKYPDVAVQLHVHSTRRTAWSVSNGQIDLAIIGGEVPPELQDALTIQPYVEDELALIIPPSHPFAQLNTIQKEDLYQLQFIALDSQSTIRKVIDQVLTRCEIDPRCLKVEMELNSIEAIKNTVQAGLGAAFVSTSAIEKELQMNVLHRVIIEDVVVKRMLSVIVNPNRYQSKAAEAFSRDILPLFTPEDWMLNTQEFSQNAAKKSTAFDTFIPPSDLNDPQEREL, from the coding sequence ATGACAGATGTTCCTTTTACCTTAGATCAATTACGCATTCTCAAAGCGATCGCGGCTGAGGGAAGTTTTAAGCGAGCGGCTGATAGTTTATATGTTTCTCAACCCGCCATTAGTTTACAAGTGCAAAATTTAGAACGACAGTTAAGTGTTCCCTTATTTGATCGGGGAGGACGAAGAGCTAAATTAACAGAAGCCGGACATCTACTTTTGAATTATGGCGAAAAAATTCTGAGTTTATGTCAGGAAACCTGTCGCGCCATTGAGGATTTACAAAACCTTCAAGGGGGAACATTAATTGTCGGTGCATCCCAAACCACCGGAACCTATTTACTCCCGCGCATGATTGGATTATTCCGAGAAAAATATCCTGATGTGGCGGTACAATTACACGTTCATTCAACTCGAAGAACGGCTTGGAGTGTATCGAATGGACAAATTGATTTAGCCATTATTGGCGGAGAAGTTCCACCAGAATTACAAGATGCGTTAACCATTCAACCTTATGTTGAAGATGAATTAGCCTTAATTATTCCTCCGTCCCATCCCTTCGCCCAATTAAATACAATTCAAAAAGAAGATTTGTATCAACTGCAATTTATTGCTTTGGATTCTCAGTCTACCATCCGCAAAGTCATTGATCAAGTTTTAACCCGATGTGAAATTGACCCCCGTTGTCTGAAAGTGGAAATGGAGTTAAATTCTATTGAAGCAATTAAAAATACCGTACAAGCGGGATTAGGGGCTGCATTTGTTTCGACTTCAGCGATTGAAAAAGAACTACAAATGAACGTTTTACACCGAGTTATAATTGAAGATGTTGTGGTCAAACGGATGCTTTCAGTTATTGTTAATCCTAATCGTTATCAATCCAAAGCGGCTGAAGCCTTTAGTCGGGATATTTTACCGTTATTTACCCCCGAAGATTGGATGTTAAACACTCAAGAGTTTTCTCAAAATGCAGCTAAAAAATCGACAGCGTTTGACACCTTTATTCCCCCTTCTGATTTAAACGATCCCCAGGAACGAGAACTTTAA
- a CDS encoding co-chaperone YbbN, protein MLLSVSEQMFTQEVLEASTPVLVHFWAPWCGLCKLIMPQLRQFQEDWRGKVKLVAVNADQSLKLATTYRLQTLPTLIVFDRGQVLYRLDHFQGREDLRRSLDTFMVSYQNCQQTRQTQEVLPLEA, encoded by the coding sequence ATGCTATTGTCGGTCAGTGAGCAGATGTTTACGCAAGAAGTTCTCGAAGCTTCTACTCCCGTGCTTGTGCATTTTTGGGCGCCTTGGTGTGGACTGTGTAAGCTGATTATGCCTCAACTGCGTCAATTCCAAGAGGACTGGCGGGGCAAAGTCAAGCTGGTTGCTGTTAATGCAGATCAAAGTTTAAAATTAGCCACCACCTATCGCCTACAAACGTTGCCAACTTTGATTGTTTTTGATCGAGGCCAAGTGTTATATCGACTCGACCATTTCCAAGGACGAGAAGATTTACGTCGTAGTCTGGATACATTCATGGTGAGTTATCAAAATTGTCAACAAACTCGCCAAACCCAAGAAGTTTTACCCTTGGAAGCTTGA
- a CDS encoding NnrU family protein — MSENWLTPSHFVMVGLLLGFAIAHSGLAALRPWGEGKIGPRFYRILFALVSIPFATILIIYFFNHRYDGLQLWSVQDVPVVKPIVWVLSAISFIFLYPATFNLLEIAAIAKPEVHLYETGIIRITRHPQMVGQVIWCIGHTLWMGTSFTLLTSLGLVLHHLFAVWHGDRRLFARYGQSFETVKSRTSIIPFLAIVQGRQTFEWKEFFRWAYLGVGLFILLLWQAHPLLIRATGNVDW, encoded by the coding sequence ATGTCCGAGAATTGGCTGACTCCGAGCCATTTTGTCATGGTTGGGTTACTGTTGGGATTTGCGATCGCCCATAGTGGGTTAGCAGCATTACGGCCTTGGGGAGAAGGGAAAATTGGCCCGCGATTCTATCGAATTTTATTTGCGTTGGTGAGTATTCCCTTCGCCACCATTTTGATTATCTACTTTTTTAATCACCGTTACGATGGATTACAGTTGTGGTCTGTGCAGGATGTTCCCGTTGTTAAACCCATTGTTTGGGTGTTATCGGCGATTTCCTTTATTTTTCTCTATCCAGCCACCTTTAATTTGTTAGAAATTGCCGCCATTGCGAAACCGGAAGTTCATCTGTATGAAACGGGAATTATCAGGATTACCAGACATCCGCAAATGGTGGGTCAAGTGATTTGGTGTATCGGTCATACCCTGTGGATGGGAACCAGTTTCACTTTGTTAACCTCCCTAGGGTTAGTTTTACATCATTTATTTGCAGTTTGGCATGGCGATCGCCGTTTGTTCGCTCGTTATGGACAATCCTTTGAAACCGTGAAATCTCGGACTTCTATCATTCCCTTCTTAGCTATTGTCCAAGGTCGTCAAACCTTTGAATGGAAGGAGTTTTTTCGCTGGGCTTATTTAGGAGTTGGTCTTTTTATCCTCTTACTCTGGCAAGCTCATCCACTATTAATTCGTGCCACAGGTAACGTAGACTGGTAG
- a CDS encoding DUF433 domain-containing protein — protein MSQNFSVIGISTEIMGGTPVFIGTRVPIQTLFDYLEAGESIDDFLEGFPTVSREQIIALLEEAKKQLISRVA, from the coding sequence ATGTCTCAGAATTTCTCGGTGATTGGTATATCTACGGAAATCATGGGAGGAACTCCAGTCTTTATTGGGACAAGAGTTCCCATACAAACGCTATTTGACTATTTAGAGGCGGGAGAGTCTATTGATGATTTTTTAGAGGGATTTCCAACTGTTAGTAGAGAACAAATTATTGCCTTGCTGGAAGAAGCTAAAAAACAATTAATCAGCAGGGTGGCTTAA
- a CDS encoding PstS family phosphate ABC transporter substrate-binding protein, with translation MAQKNDATTLILALLISGGLITGGLWWFSRNMSLSNLFNSNSSPSASPTPNSTPIQSSATHFKTFAEVPNVPNGLFTYGGSTTFAPLRKVINSQIQTVFPQFQLRYFQDPSQSPGSGSGIKLLIENQITFAESSRSLLESEYQQARQRGLNLKEIPISIDGIVVAVNPNLKIPGLTINQLKQIYTGQVDNWNQLGGENIPIFAYSRPQESGGTTEFFIANVLGGEKLGNAVKLIPTTTEALRAIANHPGGIYYASAPEVVAQCTIKPIAIGLTPDTLVQPYQHPLIPPEACPQQRNQINPAVFRTGDYPLTRRLFIIVKQNNPIDQQAGEAYSQLLLTSQGQDLIEELGFIKIY, from the coding sequence ATGGCTCAAAAAAATGATGCTACAACTTTAATCTTAGCCTTACTGATTAGCGGTGGATTAATAACCGGGGGACTGTGGTGGTTTAGCCGCAATATGAGTTTATCAAACCTCTTCAATTCTAATTCCTCTCCTTCTGCTTCTCCTACCCCCAACTCGACACCCATTCAATCTTCAGCAACACATTTTAAAACCTTTGCAGAAGTTCCTAATGTTCCGAATGGACTTTTTACTTACGGGGGAAGTACCACCTTTGCACCCCTGCGTAAAGTTATTAATTCACAAATTCAAACTGTTTTTCCTCAATTTCAATTAAGATATTTCCAAGATCCTAGTCAATCTCCCGGTTCAGGGAGTGGAATTAAATTATTAATTGAAAATCAAATTACCTTTGCTGAATCTTCCCGATCATTGCTAGAATCTGAATATCAACAAGCCAGACAACGGGGATTAAATTTAAAAGAAATTCCGATTTCTATTGATGGAATTGTGGTAGCTGTTAATCCTAATTTAAAGATTCCAGGGTTAACAATTAATCAATTAAAACAAATTTATACAGGTCAAGTTGATAATTGGAATCAACTCGGAGGCGAAAATATTCCAATTTTTGCTTATTCTCGTCCTCAAGAATCGGGGGGAACAACAGAATTTTTTATAGCAAATGTATTAGGAGGAGAAAAATTAGGAAATGCTGTAAAATTGATTCCGACGACCACAGAAGCCTTAAGAGCAATTGCTAATCATCCGGGGGGAATTTATTATGCGTCTGCGCCGGAAGTGGTCGCACAATGTACTATTAAACCTATCGCTATTGGTTTAACACCCGATACTTTAGTTCAACCGTATCAACACCCGTTAATTCCTCCTGAAGCTTGTCCTCAACAACGTAATCAAATTAATCCTGCGGTCTTTAGAACAGGAGACTATCCTCTAACCCGACGTTTATTTATTATTGTTAAACAGAATAACCCTATAGATCAACAAGCCGGAGAAGCCTACAGTCAACTTTTATTAACCTCTCAAGGTCAAGATTTAATCGAAGAATTGGGATTTATTAAAATCTATTAA
- a CDS encoding LysR family transcriptional regulator — protein sequence MSDLPFTLDQLRILKAIAAEGSFKRAADSLYVSQPAVSLQVQNLERQLNVPLFDRGGRRAQLTEAGHLLLSYGEKVLSLCQETCRAIDDLQNLRGGTLIIGASQTTGTYLLPRMIGLFREKYPDVSVQLHVHSTRRTAWSVVNGQIDLAIVGGEIAPELTQALEIVPYAEDELALIVPTSHEFAQQETILKEDLYQLKFITLDSQSTIRKVIDQVLTRCGIDTTQLKLEMELSSIEAIKNAVQSGLGVAFVSISAIEKELQMGVIQSVKIDQVIVKRTLSVIYNPNRYRSKAAEAFTNEILPKFASPNFNQHSIDIQHPLDYTALPLSD from the coding sequence ATGTCTGACCTTCCATTCACTTTAGATCAGTTACGCATTCTCAAAGCCATTGCGGCTGAAGGCAGCTTTAAACGCGCTGCTGATAGCTTGTATGTCTCCCAACCAGCCGTCAGTCTCCAGGTACAAAACTTGGAACGACAGTTAAATGTACCCTTATTTGATCGGGGGGGACGTCGCGCTCAACTGACCGAAGCAGGTCATCTGCTCCTCAGTTATGGTGAAAAAGTCTTGTCCCTCTGTCAAGAAACCTGTCGCGCCATTGACGATTTACAAAATCTGCGGGGCGGAACGTTGATCATTGGGGCGTCTCAAACCACCGGAACTTATTTGCTTCCCCGGATGATCGGTTTATTTCGGGAAAAATACCCCGATGTTTCGGTACAGTTACACGTTCATTCCACGCGACGCACCGCTTGGAGTGTGGTGAATGGACAAATTGATTTGGCAATTGTGGGGGGTGAAATTGCCCCAGAACTGACTCAGGCGTTGGAAATTGTTCCCTATGCTGAGGATGAACTGGCGTTGATTGTTCCAACTTCCCATGAATTTGCCCAACAAGAAACCATTCTCAAAGAGGATTTATATCAGTTAAAATTCATTACTTTGGATTCTCAATCCACCATTCGTAAAGTCATTGATCAAGTTTTAACGCGGTGTGGAATTGATACCACCCAGCTTAAATTAGAAATGGAACTGAGTTCTATTGAAGCGATTAAAAATGCCGTTCAGTCGGGATTAGGGGTCGCGTTCGTGTCTATCTCTGCCATTGAAAAAGAATTGCAAATGGGAGTGATCCAAAGCGTTAAAATTGATCAAGTCATTGTTAAACGAACCTTATCTGTGATTTATAATCCCAATCGCTATCGCTCAAAGGCGGCTGAAGCGTTTACCAATGAAATTTTACCTAAATTTGCCAGCCCTAACTTTAACCAACATTCTATTGATATCCAGCATCCTCTGGACTATACGGCATTGCCTTTATCGGATTAA
- a CDS encoding restriction endonuclease, whose translation MSNYKVINAVIQGIILSDTATKQELGRRFAYCLGLTPGPAGPDGGVDGEGYINGLKIYFQSKLENKNLGAEKADLLHSGLIRHSADIGVMLAGVGYTSPTRSKPKEGFKNRLLEFPDIERFRIHLLTLRDIFEESQTFKDAVNDLPPLRELNREVWNIMQ comes from the coding sequence ATGAGCAATTATAAAGTTATAAATGCTGTAATTCAGGGTATTATTTTGAGTGATACGGCTACTAAACAAGAGTTAGGTCGTCGTTTTGCGTATTGTTTAGGGTTAACTCCTGGCCCTGCTGGGCCTGATGGTGGCGTTGATGGAGAGGGTTATATTAATGGGTTAAAAATTTATTTTCAATCAAAGTTAGAAAACAAAAATTTAGGAGCAGAAAAAGCGGACCTTTTACATTCTGGTCTAATACGACATAGTGCTGATATTGGTGTAATGTTAGCTGGAGTGGGTTATACATCACCAACAAGATCCAAACCTAAAGAGGGTTTTAAAAATCGTCTTCTTGAGTTTCCTGATATTGAACGTTTTAGAATTCATCTACTAACATTACGAGATATATTTGAAGAAAGCCAAACCTTTAAAGATGCTGTTAATGACTTACCTCCTTTGCGTGAACTTAATCGGGAAGTATGGAATATCATGCAATAA
- a CDS encoding NAD(P)H-quinone oxidoreductase subunit 4, which yields MEHFPWLTTIILFPIVASLFLPIIPDKDGKTVRWYALIVGLIDFAMIVYAFNTGYDLHTSGLQLAEKYAWVPQIDLNWSVGADGLSMPLIILTGFITTLAILAAWPVTFKPKLFYFLMLAMYGGQIAVFAVQDMLLFFLVWELELVPVYLILSIWGGKKRLYAATKFILYTAGDSLFILVGSLAMAFYGDTVTFDMQAIAAKHYPLNLQLLLYGGFLIAYGVKLPIFPLHTWLPDAHGEATAPAHMLLAGILLKMGGYGLLRMNAEMLPDAHATFAPILVILGVVNIVYAALTSFAQRNLKRKIAYSSISHMGFVLIGIASFTDIGVSGAMLQMVSHGLIGASLFFLVGCTYDRTHTLMLDEMGGVGVKMKKVFAMWTACSMASLALPGMSGFVAELMVFIGFATSDAYNSTFKVIVILLAAVGVILTPIYLLSMLREILYGPENKELVEHEELVDAEPREVFIIASLLVPIIGIGLYPKILTQIYDSTTTQLTALLRHSVPTLAQKAPEVKPNKWKFFSLSAPKIGK from the coding sequence ATGGAACATTTTCCTTGGTTAACAACCATCATCTTATTCCCCATTGTAGCCTCGTTATTTCTCCCGATTATTCCCGATAAAGACGGAAAAACCGTGAGATGGTACGCTTTAATTGTGGGGTTGATCGATTTTGCCATGATCGTTTATGCCTTTAATACGGGATACGATCTTCATACTTCAGGTTTACAACTGGCTGAAAAATATGCTTGGGTTCCCCAAATTGACTTAAATTGGTCTGTGGGGGCAGATGGTTTATCCATGCCCTTAATTATTTTAACCGGATTTATCACCACTTTAGCCATTTTAGCGGCTTGGCCTGTCACCTTCAAACCCAAATTATTCTATTTCTTGATGTTGGCAATGTATGGCGGACAAATTGCCGTTTTTGCCGTTCAAGATATGTTGCTTTTCTTCTTAGTTTGGGAGTTAGAATTAGTTCCGGTTTATCTCATTTTATCCATTTGGGGCGGGAAAAAACGTCTCTACGCCGCCACCAAATTTATTCTCTATACAGCAGGAGATTCCCTATTTATTTTGGTCGGTTCTCTAGCGATGGCATTCTATGGAGATACCGTTACCTTTGATATGCAGGCGATCGCGGCTAAACATTATCCACTGAATTTACAACTGTTATTATATGGTGGGTTCCTGATAGCTTATGGCGTAAAATTACCAATTTTTCCCCTGCATACTTGGCTCCCTGATGCTCACGGAGAAGCCACCGCCCCAGCCCATATGTTACTCGCAGGAATTCTATTAAAAATGGGGGGGTATGGGTTATTAAGAATGAATGCCGAAATGTTACCCGATGCTCATGCAACCTTTGCCCCAATTTTAGTTATATTGGGTGTGGTTAATATTGTGTATGCGGCGTTAACATCTTTTGCCCAACGAAACCTAAAACGAAAAATTGCCTATTCATCAATTTCCCACATGGGGTTTGTATTAATTGGGATAGCCTCTTTTACCGATATTGGGGTAAGTGGGGCGATGTTACAAATGGTATCTCACGGGTTAATTGGAGCAAGTTTATTCTTCCTGGTAGGCTGTACTTACGACCGCACCCATACCTTAATGTTGGATGAAATGGGCGGCGTTGGCGTCAAGATGAAGAAGGTCTTCGCCATGTGGACAGCGTGCAGTATGGCATCCTTAGCCTTACCGGGGATGAGTGGATTTGTTGCTGAATTAATGGTGTTTATCGGGTTTGCAACCAGCGATGCTTATAACTCCACTTTTAAAGTTATCGTGATTTTATTAGCAGCCGTTGGGGTAATTTTAACGCCCATTTATCTGCTGTCGATGTTGCGTGAAATTCTCTACGGCCCCGAAAATAAAGAGTTAGTAGAACATGAAGAACTGGTGGATGCAGAACCCCGTGAAGTCTTCATTATTGCCAGTTTATTAGTACCGATTATTGGCATTGGGTTATATCCGAAAATATTAACCCAAATCTATGATTCCACTACCACACAGTTAACGGCTTTATTACGTCATTCTGTCCCAACCTTAGCGCAAAAAGCCCCAGAAGTTAAACCGAATAAATGGAAATTCTTCTCTTTGAGTGCGCCTAAAATTGGCAAGTAG
- a CDS encoding ParA family protein has product MKVILCTHNSGGVGKTTLAVHLAGVLSKRGDVLLIDCDDQADSWKFYVSEEPNEEFDSNSVHTRPGISVITNPNRKRLKKFVKIEKYDYVVLDMDTPLVNIVQVIVGSDPDVIFIPISLSSRYKAGFNNLKSTLEVISKIEGKCNFPPEVFVVPLGISADEIQEKVNSIENKPSQCSVALEMINVQDPMQEAVYLTKKYIWEYSEYQELENYFEDLLINI; this is encoded by the coding sequence ATGAAAGTCATTCTCTGTACACATAATAGTGGTGGTGTGGGTAAAACGACCTTAGCTGTTCATTTAGCAGGAGTTCTTTCTAAAAGAGGAGATGTTTTACTAATAGATTGTGATGATCAAGCAGATTCTTGGAAGTTTTATGTCAGTGAAGAGCCTAATGAAGAATTTGACTCTAATTCAGTACATACAAGACCAGGGATATCAGTTATAACAAACCCTAATCGAAAACGTCTGAAAAAGTTTGTTAAAATAGAAAAATATGATTATGTTGTTCTTGATATGGATACACCCTTAGTTAATATTGTTCAAGTTATTGTAGGAAGTGATCCTGATGTTATCTTCATACCCATCAGTTTATCCTCAAGGTATAAAGCCGGCTTTAATAATCTTAAATCAACTTTAGAGGTCATTTCTAAGATCGAAGGAAAATGTAATTTTCCACCAGAAGTTTTTGTTGTACCTTTAGGAATTAGTGCTGATGAAATACAAGAAAAAGTTAATAGTATAGAAAATAAGCCTAGCCAATGCAGTGTGGCTTTAGAGATGATTAACGTTCAAGATCCGATGCAAGAAGCTGTATATTTGACTAAAAAATATATTTGGGAATATTCAGAATACCAAGAGCTAGAAAACTATTTTGAAGACTTATTAATTAATATTTAG
- a CDS encoding NAD(P)H-quinone oxidoreductase subunit 5 — protein MEPLYQYAWLIPVLPLLGAALVGIGLISFNTATNNLRQVCSTFLVSLLGASTVLAFALLWSQLQGHAPYTHIIEWAAAGDFRLTMGYTIDHLAAVMLAIVTTVAFLVMIYTDGYMAHDPGYVRFYAYLSLFSSSMLGLVICPNLIQVYIFWELVGMCSYLLIGFWYDRKPAADACQKAFVTNRVGDFGLLLGMLGIYWATNTFDFGLMGERLEHAVETGSLSMGLATFLGVLVFLGPVAKSAQFPLHVWLPDAMEGPTPISALIHAATMVAAGVFLVARMYPVFEGFPTVMNIIAFTGCFTAFLGATIALTQNDIKKGLAYSTISQLGYMVMAMGVGAYSAGLFHLMTHAYFKAMLFLCSGSVIHGMEAVVGHDPILAQDMRLMGGLRKYMPVTSACFLIGTLAICGIPPFAGFWSKDEILSNAFAANPMLWLVGWLTAGMTAFYMFRMYFMTFEGKFRGNDNTIQNSLLAEANGPQFAFGPGAMNPEELAHSHDHGHSHDPHESPITMTLPLMLLAVPSILIGFVGTPFNNIFEVFVHAPGESLKQVQEHLAEFDLTEFLIMAGSSVGIALVGITIAYLMYLAGKIDPAAIAKQYQSLYNFSKNKWYLDDINEVLFVQGSRRLARQVMEVDYRVVDGAVNLTGLVTLVTGEGLKYLENGRAQFYALIVFVAVLGFVVFSGITG, from the coding sequence ATGGAACCTCTCTATCAATATGCCTGGTTAATTCCCGTGTTGCCCCTATTAGGTGCAGCGCTGGTTGGAATTGGGCTAATTTCCTTCAACACCGCCACTAATAATTTGAGACAAGTTTGTTCAACCTTTCTCGTCTCGCTGTTAGGGGCATCAACGGTACTCGCTTTCGCCCTACTGTGGAGTCAACTCCAAGGTCACGCGCCCTACACTCATATCATTGAGTGGGCAGCAGCAGGGGACTTTAGACTGACGATGGGTTATACCATTGACCATCTAGCGGCGGTAATGCTGGCGATTGTAACGACGGTAGCATTTCTCGTCATGATCTATACCGATGGTTACATGGCTCATGACCCCGGTTATGTACGATTTTATGCCTATCTGAGTTTATTTAGTTCTTCCATGTTGGGGCTCGTGATTTGCCCGAACTTAATTCAGGTTTATATTTTCTGGGAACTGGTGGGGATGTGTTCCTACCTGTTAATTGGGTTCTGGTATGACCGCAAACCTGCCGCCGATGCTTGTCAGAAGGCATTTGTCACCAACCGGGTTGGAGACTTTGGCTTACTGTTAGGAATGTTAGGGATTTATTGGGCCACCAATACCTTTGATTTTGGCTTAATGGGAGAACGTCTCGAACACGCCGTCGAAACGGGTTCCCTCAGCATGGGTTTAGCAACCTTCTTGGGAGTATTAGTCTTTCTTGGCCCCGTTGCCAAGTCTGCCCAATTTCCCCTCCACGTTTGGCTTCCCGATGCCATGGAAGGCCCAACCCCAATTTCGGCATTAATTCACGCCGCCACGATGGTAGCCGCCGGAGTGTTTTTAGTCGCCCGGATGTATCCTGTGTTTGAAGGGTTCCCAACGGTGATGAATATCATCGCCTTTACGGGTTGCTTTACGGCCTTTTTGGGGGCAACTATTGCTTTAACCCAAAATGATATTAAGAAAGGGTTAGCGTATTCGACGATTTCCCAACTCGGTTACATGGTGATGGCGATGGGAGTGGGAGCTTACAGTGCGGGACTGTTCCACCTGATGACCCATGCTTATTTTAAAGCCATGTTATTCCTGTGTTCCGGCTCAGTCATTCATGGAATGGAAGCCGTTGTCGGACATGATCCGATTTTGGCTCAGGATATGCGTCTGATGGGCGGGTTACGCAAATATATGCCCGTTACCTCGGCTTGTTTTCTGATCGGAACCTTAGCGATATGCGGGATTCCGCCCTTTGCGGGTTTTTGGTCTAAGGATGAAATTCTGAGTAATGCCTTTGCCGCGAACCCGATGTTGTGGTTAGTCGGTTGGTTAACGGCTGGAATGACTGCCTTCTATATGTTCCGAATGTATTTCATGACCTTTGAAGGCAAATTCCGAGGCAATGATAACACGATTCAAAATAGTCTGTTAGCCGAAGCCAACGGCCCCCAATTTGCCTTTGGCCCTGGGGCAATGAACCCGGAAGAGTTAGCCCACAGTCATGATCACGGCCATAGCCATGATCCCCATGAGTCCCCCATTACCATGACCTTACCGTTAATGTTGTTAGCCGTTCCTTCAATCTTAATTGGGTTTGTGGGAACGCCATTTAATAATATTTTTGAGGTGTTTGTTCATGCTCCTGGGGAAAGTCTTAAACAAGTTCAGGAACATCTGGCGGAATTTGACTTAACGGAATTTTTGATTATGGCTGGAAGTTCCGTTGGTATTGCCTTAGTGGGGATTACGATTGCCTATTTAATGTATTTGGCAGGTAAAATTGATCCGGCTGCGATCGCCAAACAATACCAATCCCTCTACAATTTCTCGAAAAACAAATGGTATCTCGACGATATTAACGAGGTGCTATTCGTTCAAGGTAGCCGTCGGTTAGCCCGACAAGTGATGGAAGTAGACTATCGCGTTGTGGATGGGGCTGTTAACCTGACCGGGTTAGTGACTCTGGTTACGGGAGAAGGCTTAAAATACCTGGAAAACGGTCGAGCCCAATTCTACGCTCTGATTGTCTTCGTCGCCGTCCTCGGCTTTGTTGTGTTCTCAGGAATTACCGGATAA